The sequence ATTTCCTCACAGTTGCAACAGAGCATTTTTGGTTTTTTAAGAGCCATTGCTTAAATATATTGGCTTTTTCTAGTGAATCAAATCCAAAGTAAGAGACTTTTATTTCTCCTAATGGATTAGTGATAGTGGCAACTCTGGGAGAGAGAATATTAAAAGTCCATCCATCACTACTCAGTTCTACCCTGGTGATGTTGAGCATTAGATTTATCTTCATTGTTCATAGGGTGTGATAAGGTAATGTGCGACAAAACATTGCGTAAACACTCTTTGTTGTCGTTAAATGTTAACTGTTGATGGTTGACGGTTAACTAATGACTGTCAAAATACATTTAACTGTCAACAGTCAACAGTCAGCAGTCAACAATCATCAAGCAAATGTACAATTTCAATGCGTAACAGCTTGTTCACCCACTTTTTAAAGCACTGTTTACTGCATATCCGATAACCTTTGTTCGCAGTAAGTAATCATATTTTCTGCAAGATTTTTTAGGTTAATGGAACATAAAATAGCAAACAAGGTATCGTTGGCAATATTTTGGTCTTCAAACTTGCCATGTGTTTGTGAATTTTCTTGAATTAGATGTTTAGCATCCAGATCCATACTATTGGCAATTTCACTTAATTGGGATGCAGTTTGGTGGAGTTGTTCGAGATATTGTTTTGCGAGTGACATTGGTAATATATTAAAGAAGTCGGAAGTCGGAAGTACAGTTTTGTAATGGGGATTTAGACCCCACCACAAAACTTGCGGCGTGGTTGTTGCCTCTTACTTAAACCCACCGAAGTTTGTTAAAGAATCATCAAGGCATTAGCTAACCAACTGATAATTTGAGCAATCTGTTGTTTCGCATAAATAGGTGAGCCTCTATCCAGGTGTTCAATTATTTGATGGATAGTGGTATGCACTCTCCGTAAAACTTGAATCGCTGTTTGCACAGACTGCGCTTCTGGATTTGTAATAGGAGTACTGGGGGGTGGAGATGGTAATTGATTTTGTGACATTAGATTTTGACTTCTGGAACAGTAGTTAGGTATTCAGTAGCTGTTATTTCTCTTTTGAGAAACTTTTGTAAATTTAATTCATGTTCATTTATGCTATTTTCTGCTGATGACTCGGAATGATTGGTGCTGTTAATGATGCTTGGTAGTTTTGATAATGTCATTGCTAATCGCTCTATGAAAGCATCATGTTTCTCTTGGCTATAACCAAATTGGTAGATGGTGGAATAATCATCTTCATTGACAAAGCAGTAGATTATGGAGATGTTATCAGGTGTAATTTGTTGTGTTTCTGCTAAGAGAAATAATCGTAGTTGAGTTTGCCATGATTTCTCTAGGTTTTCTGGTTGCTGAATGTATCTCTCAGATGTCCAGTCTACAGCTATTATTTTCTCTCCACTCTCAATTAACAAGTCATATTTAGCGGTGATAAATGTGTCAAAAATGAGTTTTTGGAGATTAACATTATATTGTTTACTTTCAGAAGGAATATTGATGATTAACTGAAGCTGGGATATCCAATGAGCCATTTTTGGATAAGCTGTCAGAAATGGTTCGACTGGTAATTCCATCATCAACTGTTGCATGAGCAGATGGAATTGTCTGCCCAAGTTTTGTTGAGTGGTATTTTCAGAATAGTGGGGTGGAAATTTTTGCTCAACAAAATACTGCTGAGACTTTTGAGTATTTTTCTCTAATAGTTCCAGCAGTTCATAGTTTAGTTGATTCATATATTTCTCTCTTGGATAAGTTCAAGAGAGAAGCGCGTCAGCGATATCGGGTGTTAGAGATTACGTTTCTGATGAAATGTGATTGTTGCGAGATA is a genomic window of Fortiea contorta PCC 7126 containing:
- a CDS encoding PD-(D/E)XK nuclease family protein; the protein is MNQLNYELLELLEKNTQKSQQYFVEQKFPPHYSENTTQQNLGRQFHLLMQQLMMELPVEPFLTAYPKMAHWISQLQLIINIPSESKQYNVNLQKLIFDTFITAKYDLLIESGEKIIAVDWTSERYIQQPENLEKSWQTQLRLFLLAETQQITPDNISIIYCFVNEDDYSTIYQFGYSQEKHDAFIERLAMTLSKLPSIINSTNHSESSAENSINEHELNLQKFLKREITATEYLTTVPEVKI